A section of the Anabaena cylindrica PCC 7122 genome encodes:
- a CDS encoding ArsJ-associated glyceraldehyde-3-phosphate dehydrogenase — MTVRVGINGFGRMGRLALRAAWGWPEIEFVHINETKGGAVAAAHLLKFDSVHGRWDREVEAVENRVVIDGKPLSFSENSQPGEVPWEDFGVDIVLECSGKFRTTATLDPYFKRGVQKVIVAAPVKEGALNIVMGVNDHLYESNQHHLLTAASCTTNCLAPVVKVIHEGLGIKHGIITTIHDNTNTQTIVDAPHKDLRRARATSMSLIPTSTGSATAIGLIYPELNGKLNGLAVRVPLLNASLTDCVFEVVRSTTVDEINGLLKAASEQEPLKGILGYEERPLVSIDYKDDPRSAIIDALSTMVVNETQVKILAWYDNEWGYANRMVELARKVALSLQK; from the coding sequence ATGACAGTGCGTGTAGGAATTAATGGCTTTGGCCGCATGGGACGTTTAGCACTCCGCGCTGCATGGGGTTGGCCAGAAATAGAATTTGTACATATCAATGAAACGAAAGGTGGTGCAGTAGCAGCAGCACATTTACTCAAATTTGATTCTGTACATGGACGCTGGGATAGAGAAGTTGAAGCAGTAGAAAACAGAGTCGTAATTGATGGTAAACCCCTCAGTTTTAGTGAAAATTCCCAACCGGGTGAAGTTCCTTGGGAAGACTTTGGTGTTGATATTGTTTTGGAATGTTCTGGTAAATTTAGAACCACAGCTACCCTTGATCCTTATTTTAAAAGAGGTGTGCAGAAAGTAATTGTTGCTGCACCTGTAAAGGAAGGGGCATTAAATATTGTCATGGGGGTAAATGATCACCTTTATGAATCTAATCAACATCATTTATTAACTGCTGCTTCTTGTACTACTAACTGTTTAGCCCCAGTAGTAAAAGTAATTCATGAAGGCTTAGGAATTAAACATGGCATAATCACCACAATTCATGACAATACTAATACTCAAACTATCGTTGATGCACCTCATAAAGATTTGCGTCGCGCTAGGGCTACAAGTATGTCATTAATTCCTACTAGCACTGGTTCAGCTACAGCTATTGGTTTAATTTATCCAGAATTAAATGGTAAGTTAAATGGTTTAGCTGTGCGTGTACCTTTATTAAATGCTTCTTTAACAGATTGTGTGTTTGAAGTGGTTCGTTCAACAACGGTAGATGAAATTAATGGTTTGTTAAAGGCAGCTTCTGAACAAGAACCACTTAAAGGTATTTTGGGTTATGAAGAACGTCCTTTAGTGTCAATTGATTATAAAGATGATCCTCGTTCTGCAATTATTGATGCCCTTTCAACAATGGTTGTAAATGAAACTCAAGTGAAAATTTTAGCTTGGTATGACAATGAATGGGGTTATGCCAATCGCATGGTGGAATTAGCGCGAAAGGTGGCTTTAAGTTTGCAGAAATAA
- a CDS encoding PstS family phosphate ABC transporter substrate-binding protein, whose translation MSVKTTRNKLVLAVGMLTLATSCTTAPDSSIQTQQTAKTTQVTDSETIKAIKIDGSSTVHPITQAIAKEFPVTTKNNTPVQVSISGTGGGFEKFCTGKIDINNASRPISKAEMAVCNKNDVRYIELPIAFDALTIAVNPQNDWAKDITVAELKKMWEPAAEGKITRWNQVRSSWPDRPLNLYGAGKQSGTFDYFTEALVGKAKSSRNDYIGSEDDDVLVEGINKDPNALGYFGYAYYEKNKDKLKVVAVNNGKGAVLPSPETVEKSQYQPLSRPLFIYVNLWSSQNRGDVYKFVDFYLQKASTVANSVGYVPLPEEAYKINYVQLHNGKAGTVFAGKAELDLTIGQLLRKQKEF comes from the coding sequence ATGTCAGTGAAAACAACGAGGAATAAATTGGTCTTAGCAGTGGGAATGTTGACATTAGCAACTAGTTGCACAACAGCACCCGACTCATCAATTCAAACTCAGCAGACAGCAAAAACAACACAAGTCACTGATTCAGAAACTATAAAAGCCATCAAAATTGATGGTTCTAGTACCGTACATCCAATTACACAGGCTATAGCCAAAGAGTTTCCAGTCACAACCAAAAATAACACCCCAGTGCAAGTTAGCATTTCGGGTACTGGTGGGGGGTTTGAAAAATTCTGCACGGGTAAAATAGACATCAATAACGCCTCTCGACCAATTTCTAAAGCAGAGATGGCAGTTTGTAATAAAAATGATGTTAGATACATAGAATTACCCATCGCCTTTGATGCCTTAACCATCGCTGTTAATCCCCAAAACGACTGGGCAAAAGACATCACAGTAGCAGAATTAAAAAAAATGTGGGAACCTGCTGCTGAAGGAAAAATTACCCGTTGGAATCAAGTACGTAGTTCTTGGCCAGATCGTCCTCTGAATTTATACGGTGCTGGTAAACAATCTGGTACATTTGACTACTTCACAGAGGCGCTAGTTGGTAAAGCTAAATCCAGCCGTAATGATTACATAGGTAGCGAAGATGATGATGTCTTAGTTGAAGGTATCAATAAAGATCCTAACGCTTTAGGATATTTTGGTTACGCTTACTATGAAAAAAACAAAGATAAGTTAAAAGTAGTAGCTGTTAACAACGGAAAAGGTGCAGTTTTACCATCACCAGAAACAGTAGAGAAATCTCAATATCAACCACTTTCTCGACCCTTATTTATCTATGTCAATCTTTGGTCTAGCCAAAACAGAGGTGACGTTTATAAATTTGTAGATTTCTATCTGCAAAAAGCATCAACAGTTGCTAATTCTGTCGGTTATGTACCTTTACCAGAGGAAGCTTACAAAATTAATTATGTCCAATTGCATAACGGAAAAGCGGGAACAGTATTTGCTGGAAAAGCAGAACTAGACCTAACAATTGGGCAATTATTGCGTAAACAAAAGGAATTTTAA
- a CDS encoding ArsR/SmtB family transcription factor: MPTPTTFPNNVIVAGFHALSDPIRISVIELLRQRELCVCDLCDALEISQSKLSFHLKNLKEAGLVNSRQEGRWIYYSLNLPQFQILEQYLADFCLNHIMSVPRSCCD; this comes from the coding sequence ATGCCAACTCCCACCACGTTTCCTAACAATGTCATCGTAGCAGGCTTTCATGCCCTTTCTGACCCCATCAGAATCAGCGTGATAGAACTGCTGCGACAGCGTGAATTGTGCGTATGTGACTTATGTGATGCTTTAGAAATAAGTCAGTCAAAATTATCCTTTCACCTAAAAAATCTCAAAGAAGCTGGTTTAGTTAACTCACGTCAGGAAGGACGCTGGATTTATTACAGCTTAAATTTGCCCCAATTTCAGATTTTAGAACAATATTTAGCCGATTTTTGCCTCAATCATATCATGTCAGTACCTCGTTCCTGCTGCGATTAA
- a CDS encoding PIN domain-containing protein: protein MNQRIILDTGVLVAYFRKSDRFHKWAVTQWRQVDLPVLTCDAVISETCFLFRDLPLYRVIN, encoded by the coding sequence ATGAATCAGCGCATAATTCTCGATACTGGTGTTTTAGTTGCTTATTTCAGAAAATCTGATCGCTTTCACAAATGGGCTGTAACTCAATGGAGACAGGTTGATTTACCTGTATTAACCTGCGATGCTGTAATTTCAGAAACTTGTTTTCTTTTTCGTGATTTACCTTTATACCGCGTAATTAATTGA
- a CDS encoding aspartate aminotransferase, whose product MNLSWITPAERVQKLPPYVFARLDELKAKAREQGLDLIDLGMGNPDGPTPQPVVEAAIAALQNPANHGYPPFEGTASFRKAITQWYNRRYGVVLDPDSEALPLLGSKEGLAHLAIAYINPGDTVLVPSPSYPVHFRGPIIAGGVIHNLILKAENNWLIDLAAIPDEVARKAKILYFNYPSNPTAATAPREFFEEIVAFARKYEILLVHDLCYAELAFDGYQPTSLLEIPGAKDIGVEFHTLSKTYNMAGWRVGFVVGNSHVIQGLRTLKTNLDYGIFSALQTAAETALQLSDTYLHEVQQRYRTRRDFLIDGLGQLGWKIPKTEATMYLWIKCPEGMNSTDFALHVLQQTGVVLTPGNAFGVGGEGYVRISLIAECDRLGKALQRFKEAGIHYQMEAIVSA is encoded by the coding sequence ATGAATTTGAGTTGGATTACACCCGCAGAACGTGTACAAAAGTTGCCTCCTTATGTGTTTGCCCGTCTTGATGAATTGAAAGCCAAGGCTAGGGAACAGGGGCTAGATTTGATTGATTTGGGGATGGGAAACCCCGATGGTCCCACGCCGCAACCGGTGGTAGAAGCGGCAATTGCAGCTTTGCAAAATCCCGCTAATCACGGTTATCCCCCATTTGAAGGTACTGCTAGTTTCCGCAAGGCAATTACCCAATGGTACAATCGCCGTTATGGTGTGGTACTTGATCCTGATAGTGAGGCTTTACCTCTATTGGGTTCTAAGGAAGGTTTGGCACATTTAGCGATCGCTTACATTAATCCCGGTGACACTGTTTTAGTCCCTTCACCCTCCTACCCCGTTCATTTCCGTGGCCCCATCATTGCCGGTGGAGTTATTCACAATCTAATTCTCAAAGCAGAAAATAACTGGTTAATTGATTTAGCTGCTATTCCTGACGAAGTAGCCAGAAAAGCCAAAATTCTCTATTTTAATTATCCCAGTAATCCCACCGCAGCTACTGCCCCCCGTGAATTTTTTGAAGAAATTGTGGCTTTTGCACGGAAGTATGAAATTCTTTTAGTCCATGATTTATGTTACGCCGAATTAGCTTTTGATGGTTATCAACCAACTAGTTTGTTAGAAATTCCCGGTGCAAAAGATATCGGTGTAGAATTTCATACCCTCTCTAAAACCTATAATATGGCAGGTTGGCGTGTAGGTTTTGTGGTGGGAAATAGTCATGTAATCCAAGGTTTGCGGACTTTAAAAACTAATTTGGATTATGGCATTTTCTCCGCTTTACAAACTGCCGCAGAGACAGCTTTGCAACTTTCAGATACGTATTTACACGAAGTCCAACAACGTTACCGCACCCGTCGAGATTTTCTCATTGATGGTTTAGGCCAGTTGGGTTGGAAGATTCCCAAAACGGAAGCAACCATGTATTTGTGGATAAAATGTCCTGAGGGGATGAATTCCACAGATTTTGCTTTGCACGTCCTACAGCAAACAGGGGTTGTTCTCACTCCTGGTAATGCTTTTGGCGTTGGTGGAGAAGGCTATGTGAGAATTAGTTTAATAGCAGAGTGCGATCGCTTGGGAAAAGCTTTACAAAGATTCAAAGAAGCGGGAATCCACTATCAAATGGAAGCCATAGTTTCTGCGTGA